One segment of Clostridium botulinum DNA contains the following:
- a CDS encoding PTS sugar transporter subunit IIA: MLVKVVDRVEDYKEAIKLSCDILEENGIVEKRYYDSILKKIEDLGPYFCIADGVAMPHARPEDGTLKEGVSVVKLNNPVDFLGKEINVFFTLSAKDNESHLDLLRKIAEVCMNKEKLDVIINSKCEKEIKEVL; encoded by the coding sequence ATGCTAGTAAAAGTTGTTGATAGAGTAGAGGATTATAAAGAAGCTATAAAGCTTTCTTGCGATATATTAGAAGAAAACGGAATCGTGGAAAAAAGATATTATGATTCTATATTAAAAAAGATAGAAGATCTTGGTCCATATTTTTGTATAGCTGATGGGGTAGCAATGCCACATGCAAGACCAGAGGATGGAACTTTAAAAGAGGGTGTTAGTGTTGTAAAACTTAATAACCCAGTAGACTTTTTAGGAAAAGAAATAAATGTGTTTTTTACACTTTCTGCAAAGGATAATGAATCACACTTAGATCTATTAAGAAAGATTGCAGAAGTTTGTATGAATAAAGAAAAATTAGATGTAATAATAAATTCAAAATGTGAAAAAGAAATCAAGGAGGTACTTTAA
- a CDS encoding alpha-glucosidase: MMKKWWHDKVAYQIYPKSFNDSNGDGIGDLRGIINKLDYLKELGVDIIWISPVYCSPMVDQGYDISDYYNIDPRFGTMEDMDELLKEAKARDMHILMDLVVNHCSDQHEWFKKAIADPEGEFADYFYFREGKDGNPPCNWRSYFGGSVWEKIPNSNKYYLHLFAKEQPDLNWENPKLRKKLYDMINWWLEKGLSGFRIDAIINIKKDLRFEDFLADREDGLCSMHNMLEAAEGVGDMLKELKEETFDEFDAFTVGEVFNEKEGELYKFIGKDGYFSSMFDFSMNILGENEKGWYGYRDFTPNELRKVIFDSQIKTADIGFKANIIENHDEPRGVSRYLPTEDCNDNSKKMLAAISLMLRGIPFIYQGQEIGMTNNKFNSIEEIDDISTIDQYKVAIEHGFSEIEALQIVNRYSRDNSRTPFHWNDSKNAGFTDGEPWLKVNENYKSINAESQIDDEYSIFTFYKELINLRKSDEFKDVVVYGEFKPALEMYDNIFAFYRESLDKKLMLVANYQRDEQVIELSSYKKVLINNYETVNVENKKIALQGYQVLILEI; encoded by the coding sequence ATGATGAAAAAATGGTGGCATGATAAAGTAGCATATCAAATATATCCTAAAAGTTTTAACGATTCTAATGGTGATGGAATAGGTGATTTAAGAGGAATTATCAATAAACTTGATTATCTAAAAGAATTAGGTGTAGATATAATTTGGATTTCTCCAGTTTATTGTTCTCCAATGGTAGATCAAGGTTATGATATTTCTGATTATTATAATATAGATCCTAGATTTGGAACAATGGAAGATATGGATGAATTATTAAAAGAAGCTAAAGCAAGAGATATGCATATATTAATGGATTTAGTTGTTAATCATTGTTCTGATCAACATGAATGGTTCAAAAAAGCTATAGCAGATCCAGAAGGGGAATTTGCTGATTATTTCTATTTTAGAGAAGGTAAAGATGGAAATCCACCATGTAATTGGCGTTCATATTTTGGTGGAAGTGTTTGGGAAAAAATACCTAATAGTAATAAATATTATCTTCATTTATTTGCAAAAGAGCAACCAGATTTAAATTGGGAAAATCCTAAATTAAGAAAGAAGTTATATGACATGATTAATTGGTGGCTTGAAAAAGGATTATCAGGCTTTAGAATTGATGCAATCATTAATATAAAGAAGGATTTAAGATTTGAAGATTTCCTAGCTGATAGAGAAGATGGTCTTTGCAGTATGCATAATATGTTAGAAGCAGCTGAAGGTGTTGGGGATATGCTTAAAGAATTAAAAGAAGAAACTTTTGATGAATTTGATGCATTTACAGTTGGAGAAGTGTTTAATGAAAAAGAAGGCGAGCTTTATAAATTCATAGGTAAAGATGGATATTTCTCTTCTATGTTTGATTTTAGTATGAATATATTAGGAGAAAATGAAAAAGGCTGGTATGGTTATAGAGATTTTACCCCAAATGAATTAAGAAAGGTGATTTTTGATAGCCAAATAAAAACAGCTGATATTGGATTTAAGGCAAATATTATTGAAAATCATGATGAGCCAAGAGGGGTAAGCAGATATCTTCCTACTGAAGATTGTAATGATAATAGTAAAAAGATGTTGGCAGCTATATCACTTATGTTAAGAGGAATTCCTTTTATTTATCAAGGACAAGAAATTGGAATGACAAATAATAAATTTAATTCAATAGAAGAAATTGATGATATTTCAACAATAGATCAATACAAGGTTGCAATAGAACATGGATTTAGTGAGATAGAAGCATTACAAATTGTAAATAGATATAGTAGGGATAATTCTAGAACACCATTTCATTGGAATGATAGTAAAAATGCAGGATTTACAGATGGAGAGCCTTGGCTTAAAGTTAATGAAAACTATAAATCAATTAATGCAGAATCACAAATTGATGATGAATATTCTATATTTACATTTTATAAAGAGCTTATAAATTTAAGAAAATCTGATGAATTTAAGGATGTAGTAGTATATGGTGAATTTAAGCCAGCATTAGAAATGTATGATAATATTTTTGCTTTTTACAGGGAGAGTTTAGATAAGAAATTGATGTTAGTAGCTAATTATCAAAGAGATGAGCAAGTCATTGAATTATCAAGTTATAAGAAGGTATTAATCAATAATTATGAAACAGTAAATGTTGAAAACAAGAAAATAGCATTACAAGGGTATCAAGTATTAATTTTAGAAATTTAA
- the bilS gene encoding flavodoxin family protein BilS — MNSLVVFSSLTGNTEKIARIIHETIPFKKDIFNTSENFNLNSYDLIAIGYWVNKGTCDDKIEEIISSLHNKKIILFGTLGAKDSGNYYESIKMRIETLVSKDNIILGHFLCQGKIDERLTERYKEMLKKNPNDEHIVEQLKNHEEAKVHPNQDDMENAKKLVEYIFKKVN, encoded by the coding sequence ATGAATTCATTAGTTGTATTTTCTTCTTTGACAGGAAATACTGAAAAAATAGCAAGAATAATTCATGAAACTATACCATTTAAAAAAGATATATTTAATACAAGTGAAAACTTCAACTTAAATTCATATGATTTAATTGCAATAGGATATTGGGTAAATAAAGGAACTTGTGATGATAAAATAGAAGAAATAATAAGCTCTCTTCACAATAAAAAAATAATATTATTTGGAACTTTAGGTGCTAAAGATAGTGGGAACTATTATGAAAGCATAAAGATGAGAATAGAAACACTAGTATCTAAAGACAACATAATTTTAGGACATTTTCTATGCCAAGGAAAAATAGATGAAAGATTAACAGAAAGATATAAGGAAATGTTAAAGAAAAATCCAAATGATGAACATATTGTTGAACAGCTAAAAAACCATGAGGAAGCGAAAGTTCATCCTAATCAAGATGATATGGAAAATGCTAAAAAGCTAGTTGAATATATATTTAAGAAGGTAAATTAA
- a CDS encoding glutathione peroxidase yields the protein MNFYDFSAKKINGREISMNEFKGKIILVVNTASKCGLTPQFKELEEIYKEYKKKGFEILGFPCNQFAKQDSGNNKEINEFCQLNYGVSFNMFEKIDVNGKNAHPIYQYLKNETKGVLSKEIKWNFTKFLIDVEGNVIKRYAPITSPLKIKDDIEKLLK from the coding sequence ATGAATTTTTATGATTTTTCAGCAAAGAAAATAAATGGTAGAGAAATAAGCATGAACGAATTTAAGGGAAAAATAATTTTAGTTGTAAATACTGCAAGTAAGTGTGGATTAACACCTCAATTTAAAGAGTTAGAAGAAATATATAAAGAATATAAAAAAAAGGGTTTTGAAATTTTAGGATTTCCTTGTAACCAATTTGCTAAACAGGATTCAGGGAACAATAAAGAAATAAATGAATTTTGTCAATTAAACTATGGAGTTAGTTTTAATATGTTTGAAAAAATAGACGTGAATGGAAAGAATGCTCATCCTATATATCAATATTTAAAAAATGAAACTAAAGGTGTTTTAAGTAAAGAAATAAAGTGGAATTTTACTAAGTTTTTAATAGATGTTGAAGGGAATGTAATAAAAAGATATGCACCTATAACAAGTCCATTAAAAATAAAAGATGATATTGAAAAGTTGTTGAAATAA
- a CDS encoding inorganic phosphate transporter gives MHSSLIVTILIIIFAVAFDFINGFHDTATAVATSITTRALTPKQAIIICCIFNFLGAFMGTAVAKTVGENIVSHTSIPQWVIMCVLISSIIWNLLTWYFGIPSSSSHALIGALVGAGIAYTSTLNVVNWYNLFHSVILWLFLSPVIGFIVGYILMIILNFALKSHKRTVVNNIFLKLQVLAGAFMAFNHGGNDAQKSMGIITMALLSGGLISTFEVPTWVIFICALSMALGTSIGGKKIIKTMGSGMAKLTPVNGFAAQTGAACVILTATLFHAPVSTTHIITTTIMGVGASKRFKNVKWGVAKQIVWAWVLTIPITAIFSALLIVIIKLFI, from the coding sequence ATGCATAGTTCGTTAATTGTAACAATACTAATAATAATTTTTGCGGTAGCATTTGACTTTATAAATGGATTTCATGATACAGCTACAGCGGTTGCAACTTCAATAACTACAAGGGCGCTTACGCCTAAACAAGCTATAATAATATGTTGTATATTTAATTTTTTAGGTGCCTTTATGGGAACAGCAGTTGCAAAAACAGTTGGTGAAAATATTGTAAGTCATACATCTATACCACAATGGGTAATAATGTGTGTATTAATTTCATCTATAATTTGGAATTTGCTAACATGGTATTTTGGAATTCCAAGTAGTTCATCTCATGCGTTAATAGGAGCTCTTGTAGGTGCAGGAATTGCATATACTAGTACTCTTAATGTTGTTAATTGGTACAACCTTTTTCACAGCGTAATTTTATGGTTATTTCTTTCACCTGTGATAGGATTTATAGTTGGATATATATTGATGATAATATTAAATTTTGCATTAAAGTCTCATAAGAGAACTGTTGTAAATAATATATTTTTAAAATTACAAGTATTAGCTGGAGCATTTATGGCATTTAATCATGGCGGAAATGATGCGCAAAAATCTATGGGAATAATAACTATGGCGTTACTAAGTGGTGGTTTAATAAGTACATTTGAAGTACCTACATGGGTAATTTTTATTTGTGCATTATCTATGGCCCTTGGAACTTCTATAGGTGGTAAAAAAATAATAAAAACTATGGGAAGTGGTATGGCAAAGTTAACTCCTGTAAATGGATTTGCAGCTCAAACTGGTGCTGCTTGTGTAATATTAACAGCAACATTATTTCATGCACCAGTAAGCACAACACATATAATAACAACAACTATAATGGGAGTTGGAGCATCTAAAAGGTTTAAAAATGTAAAATGGGGAGTAGCAAAACAAATAGTTTGGGCATGGGTCTTAACTATTCCAATAACAGCAATATTTTCAGCATTACTTATAGTAATAATCAAATTATTTATATAA
- a CDS encoding PTS sugar transporter subunit IIB translates to MKKIMAVCGSGLGSSFMVEMNITDVLRELGVDDQYEANHTSLADVTASDADIFVTGIDLADSASHLPELIVLDSLLDRDELKRKIQEKIGL, encoded by the coding sequence ATGAAAAAGATTATGGCAGTTTGTGGATCAGGTTTAGGATCAAGTTTTATGGTGGAAATGAATATTACGGATGTATTAAGAGAATTAGGCGTAGATGATCAATATGAAGCAAATCATACATCTTTAGCTGACGTAACAGCATCAGATGCAGATATATTTGTAACAGGAATAGATTTAGCAGATAGTGCAAGTCACTTACCAGAACTTATAGTTTTAGACTCTTTATTAGATAGAGATGAATTAAAAAGAAAAATTCAAGAAAAAATAGGTCTATAA
- a CDS encoding AraC family transcriptional regulator produces MEKNQLKEIKKHGTVYFPCAFYYTESDSEDLIVKHHWHDQLELIHMKKGEFQVEIDMDKHIVDEEAICFINSEELHFIKSNHPCKESAIVFDLKMLSFDMFDSIQGSLIQPLLNGELKMPHFIFKKEEYGEEILKEYSEILDAYKISGQISQNPEGNITEKLSSQIRIKTSLLKILAILYENNLLIKENDKNKDYRVDYIKTAISYIQNNYSEKIHIKDLAKQINMNEQYFCRFFKKMIGKTPMEYVNEYRIKKAKELLRETNRQVMDICLECGFHNMGNFIKVFKKYTGINPMKYRKDFVNKKS; encoded by the coding sequence ATGGAAAAAAATCAACTTAAGGAAATTAAAAAGCATGGCACAGTATATTTTCCATGCGCATTTTACTATACAGAAAGTGATTCAGAAGATTTAATTGTGAAACACCATTGGCATGATCAATTAGAGTTAATTCACATGAAAAAAGGTGAATTTCAAGTAGAGATAGACATGGATAAACATATTGTAGATGAAGAAGCCATTTGTTTTATTAATAGTGAGGAACTTCATTTTATAAAATCAAATCATCCATGTAAAGAAAGTGCTATTGTTTTTGATTTAAAAATGCTTAGTTTTGATATGTTTGATTCTATACAAGGATCATTAATTCAACCATTATTAAATGGAGAATTGAAAATGCCACATTTCATTTTTAAGAAAGAGGAGTATGGAGAAGAAATTTTAAAAGAGTATTCTGAGATTTTAGACGCATATAAAATAAGTGGACAAATATCACAAAATCCAGAAGGTAATATTACAGAAAAATTATCATCACAAATAAGAATAAAAACATCTTTATTAAAAATTTTAGCAATATTATATGAAAATAATTTGCTTATAAAAGAGAATGATAAAAATAAAGATTATAGAGTAGATTATATAAAAACAGCTATTTCTTATATTCAAAATAATTATTCAGAAAAGATACATATAAAAGATTTAGCTAAGCAAATTAATATGAATGAACAATATTTTTGCCGTTTTTTCAAAAAAATGATTGGTAAAACACCTATGGAATATGTTAATGAATATAGAATAAAGAAGGCTAAAGAATTATTAAGGGAAACTAACAGACAAGTCATGGACATATGTTTGGAGTGTGGATTTCATAATATGGGGAATTTTATTAAGGTATTTAAAAAGTATACAGGAATAAATCCTATGAAATACAGAAAAGATTTTGTTAATAAAAAGTCATAA
- a CDS encoding GxGYxYP domain-containing protein translates to MKKSIKICFIVFLTIIFSFNSILYSQKVFSDVNVMKNSSSNYSQNFNTDLLNTNEPYIKNSIQPKYLYVISENDMTREEQTMISTLQGIIANKSDHQIYITSPNEPDYETWLKDLKHNYNVKYKIIKNPWKLLNKFKSYIDGYVLYSKLNYPSINNACTLASLKNSIAIDESLENKIKTYGVNTLIQDCKDTDKYWAYNNLWNSGLNHSTVIELSPDKTMALRDYAILSKSLIFYEDDITNSSLRETIFKSMDNNSHCLGWGPDEHTNVTIASKFGVDVIAADWSYNLSVLSSYPSTPQTQKSNNDILSEDGVHYVTFIMSDGDNQQWLLGSNYSSKNWYGSPYRGKFNLGWSISPSIYYLAPTVFNKYYKSASYSKYNDNYIVPPSGNGYMYPSKFPISKLDNYTKTLNKYMQKVDQSYVLILDDNAFYRKDLWEKYTKHDNINGLFYLNYEKNNSYNGKLLWTNNKPIVSCRDLLWGGLEDENQLIKNINNRIDLGYTNINDPNSYTFVYVHVWSNTMDNVQDLVNKLNENSKVRVVTPDTFMKLIKENIKPY, encoded by the coding sequence ATGAAAAAGTCCATTAAAATCTGTTTTATTGTATTTTTAACTATAATATTTTCTTTTAATTCAATATTGTATTCTCAAAAAGTTTTTTCAGATGTAAATGTTATGAAAAATTCTTCAAGTAATTATTCACAGAATTTTAATACTGATCTTTTAAACACTAATGAGCCTTATATTAAAAATTCTATACAACCAAAATACTTATATGTGATATCAGAAAATGATATGACTAGAGAAGAACAAACTATGATTTCCACACTACAAGGTATTATTGCTAATAAATCCGATCATCAAATTTATATTACTAGTCCTAATGAACCCGATTATGAAACTTGGCTCAAAGACTTAAAACATAATTATAATGTTAAATATAAAATCATTAAAAACCCTTGGAAATTATTAAATAAATTTAAATCATATATAGATGGATACGTATTATACAGTAAATTGAATTATCCTTCTATAAATAACGCTTGCACTCTTGCCTCTTTAAAAAATTCAATTGCTATTGATGAATCATTAGAAAACAAAATTAAAACTTATGGCGTTAATACTTTAATTCAGGATTGCAAAGATACAGATAAATATTGGGCATATAATAATTTGTGGAATTCAGGATTAAATCACTCTACTGTAATAGAATTATCTCCAGATAAAACTATGGCTTTAAGAGATTATGCAATACTATCAAAATCTCTAATTTTTTATGAAGATGATATAACTAATAGTTCTTTAAGAGAAACTATTTTTAAATCTATGGATAATAATTCACATTGTTTAGGTTGGGGACCTGATGAACACACTAATGTAACTATTGCTTCTAAGTTTGGTGTAGATGTAATTGCTGCTGATTGGTCTTATAATCTTTCAGTATTAAGTTCATATCCTTCTACTCCACAAACTCAAAAATCTAATAATGATATTCTATCAGAAGATGGTGTTCATTATGTTACATTTATCATGTCTGATGGTGATAATCAACAATGGCTGCTTGGTAGCAATTATAGTTCAAAAAATTGGTATGGATCTCCTTATAGAGGAAAATTCAATTTAGGTTGGTCTATAAGTCCTTCTATTTATTATTTAGCACCTACCGTTTTTAATAAATACTATAAAAGTGCTAGTTATTCCAAATACAATGATAACTACATAGTTCCGCCTTCTGGAAATGGTTATATGTATCCAAGTAAATTTCCTATTAGCAAATTAGATAATTATACTAAAACGCTAAATAAATATATGCAAAAAGTTGATCAAAGTTATGTACTAATACTTGATGATAATGCTTTTTATAGAAAGGACTTGTGGGAAAAATATACTAAACATGATAATATAAATGGACTTTTTTATCTTAACTATGAAAAAAATAATAGTTATAATGGGAAACTACTTTGGACAAATAATAAACCTATAGTATCATGCCGTGATTTGCTTTGGGGTGGATTAGAAGATGAAAATCAATTAATTAAAAATATTAATAATAGAATTGATTTAGGTTATACAAATATTAATGATCCTAATTCATATACATTTGTTTATGTTCATGTATGGAGTAATACTATGGACAATGTTCAAGATTTAGTAAATAAATTAAACGAAAATTCTAAAGTAAGAGTTGTAACTCCAGACACCTTCATGAAGTTAATAAAAGAAAATATAAAACCTTATTGA
- a CDS encoding BglG family transcription antiterminator has protein sequence MITLNKRQKDIINFLESKDEYVTIDCIAKFFEVSSRTIRNDLDSIEDLMKESNIILERKPRVGIKLILKNGQDVQEVINEQDYKVYSSDDRITVIILSLIIKGKATIEELAKDVDVSKNTLVQDFKLVTAKLEEYDIQVSKKTYYGITINDNEEKIRNVFFSIYSKLSDELKHDIKDRLTQETNLKDSIIKEKIERIEKNIGTVYSEESIEELEIITLLSINRYKNNFKIDYSEKEKNSLIMRREFSVLKEILSLDDLEICYLLKISDGSRRAVGGEVNNITQEILDELCKTLNIDCSNDLEFTSQIAMHLKVAIHRIKNNLVIENPMLEEIKYKMSFIYQITETILSSKEDIIGVKFPEEEIAYMAMYFDAIFERNIKSKFTYKILLVCNGGLATSSLLKVRIGAMLPELEIKNVCRLKDLDKELENTDIDFIVSTIPVKADKYKVIKVNPLLDNSDVDKIKTEIYNKRYEKNCEYLIDLVKSDNESEIIKLLPQDVTQLDVDIDDWKEAIEVATKPLVDKNKITNDYSKEIIKVIENLGNYMVFIPKVAFVHATPDNVLENSMALLTLKSEIQFGSKNKVPVKAMVVLANKTENMNLVNLLEIITKGDNIEKFKNAANYDEIKSIT, from the coding sequence TTGATTACACTTAACAAGAGACAGAAGGATATAATTAATTTTTTAGAATCAAAAGATGAATATGTAACAATTGATTGTATTGCTAAGTTTTTTGAAGTTAGTTCTAGAACAATTAGAAATGACTTAGACTCTATAGAAGATTTAATGAAAGAATCAAATATAATTTTAGAAAGAAAGCCAAGAGTAGGAATTAAGTTAATTCTTAAAAATGGTCAAGATGTTCAGGAAGTAATAAATGAACAAGATTATAAAGTTTATTCTTCTGATGACAGAATAACAGTAATTATATTGAGTTTAATCATAAAAGGTAAAGCAACAATAGAAGAGTTAGCTAAGGATGTTGATGTTAGTAAGAATACATTAGTTCAAGATTTTAAATTAGTAACTGCTAAATTAGAAGAATATGATATACAGGTTTCAAAGAAAACATATTACGGAATAACTATAAATGATAATGAAGAAAAAATAAGAAATGTTTTTTTCAGTATATATAGTAAATTAAGTGATGAGTTGAAACATGATATTAAAGATAGGCTAACACAAGAAACAAATTTAAAAGATTCTATTATTAAAGAAAAGATAGAGCGAATAGAAAAAAATATAGGTACAGTATATTCTGAAGAATCAATAGAAGAATTAGAAATTATAACGTTACTATCAATAAATAGATATAAAAATAACTTCAAAATTGATTATTCTGAAAAGGAAAAAAACAGTTTAATAATGAGAAGAGAATTTAGTGTTTTAAAAGAAATTTTAAGTTTAGATGACTTAGAAATATGTTATTTATTAAAAATATCTGATGGATCTAGAAGAGCTGTTGGGGGAGAAGTAAATAATATAACACAAGAAATATTAGATGAACTTTGCAAAACTCTTAATATAGACTGTAGTAATGATTTAGAATTTACAAGCCAAATAGCAATGCATTTAAAGGTAGCAATTCATAGAATAAAAAACAATTTAGTTATAGAAAATCCGATGTTAGAAGAAATAAAATATAAGATGTCTTTCATATACCAAATAACTGAGACTATACTATCAAGCAAAGAAGACATCATAGGTGTAAAATTCCCAGAAGAAGAAATAGCATATATGGCAATGTACTTTGATGCTATATTCGAAAGAAATATAAAATCTAAATTTACATATAAAATTTTACTGGTATGTAATGGAGGATTAGCAACATCAAGTCTTTTAAAAGTAAGAATAGGGGCTATGCTTCCTGAATTAGAAATAAAAAATGTATGTAGATTAAAAGATCTTGATAAAGAACTTGAAAATACAGATATAGATTTTATAGTAAGCACTATTCCAGTTAAAGCAGATAAATACAAGGTTATAAAAGTAAATCCACTATTAGATAATAGTGATGTAGATAAAATCAAAACTGAAATTTATAATAAACGTTATGAAAAAAATTGTGAGTATTTAATAGATTTAGTTAAGAGTGATAATGAAAGTGAAATAATTAAGTTATTACCACAAGATGTTACTCAATTAGATGTAGATATTGATGACTGGAAAGAAGCTATAGAAGTAGCAACAAAACCATTAGTAGATAAAAATAAGATAACTAACGATTATTCAAAAGAAATTATAAAAGTTATAGAGAACTTAGGTAATTACATGGTATTTATACCTAAAGTAGCATTTGTTCATGCTACACCAGACAATGTTTTAGAAAACTCTATGGCATTATTAACTCTTAAATCAGAAATACAATTTGGTAGTAAGAACAAAGTTCCAGTTAAAGCTATGGTTGTATTAGCAAATAAAACTGAGAATATGAATTTAGTAAACTTATTAGAAATAATTACAAAAGGCGATAATATAGAAAAATTTAAAAATGCAGCAAATTATGATGAAATAAAAAGTATAACTTAA
- the glpQ gene encoding glycerophosphodiester phosphodiesterase has product MKKTRKLVALATALVLSLGLVVCGQVNCNAATISASKEANQSINKSDKIIIAHRGASGYLPEHTLEAYSLAYAMGVDYIEADVNITKDGVPVVMHDTHLDTTTNVADLYPNRKRADGRYYIVDFTLKEIKNLSVHERIDLDTGKAVFKDRFTLGNSHFEVPTLEEEIQLIQGLNKSTGRDVGIYPELKFPKFYKENGHDIGAITLKMLDKYGYNQKDAKCYIQCFDPTYLKSFKETLNPKCKLVQLIGHSDWEDNEGDDVPYLLSAKGLKEIAKYADGVGPSIDQILDEDGNQKKSALVANANFVKDSHANNLEIHPYTVRKDDLPKYAKDADQFIRKLLFEVNVDGLFTDFADLGVKAKSAGPIK; this is encoded by the coding sequence ATGAAAAAAACACGTAAATTAGTAGCTTTAGCTACTGCATTAGTTTTAAGTTTAGGTCTTGTTGTTTGTGGACAAGTAAACTGTAATGCAGCAACAATCTCAGCTTCAAAAGAAGCAAATCAAAGTATTAATAAATCTGATAAAATAATAATTGCTCATAGAGGCGCTTCAGGATATTTACCTGAGCATACTTTAGAAGCATACTCTTTAGCATATGCAATGGGCGTAGATTATATAGAAGCCGATGTTAATATCACTAAAGATGGTGTTCCAGTAGTAATGCATGACACTCATCTAGATACAACAACTAATGTAGCTGATCTTTATCCAAATAGAAAACGTGCTGATGGAAGATACTATATAGTTGATTTTACTTTAAAAGAAATTAAAAATCTTAGCGTACATGAACGTATAGATCTTGATACAGGAAAAGCTGTTTTCAAAGACAGATTCACACTAGGAAATTCTCATTTTGAAGTACCTACTTTAGAAGAAGAAATTCAATTAATTCAAGGACTTAACAAGAGTACTGGACGTGATGTAGGAATATATCCAGAATTAAAATTCCCTAAATTCTATAAAGAAAATGGACATGATATCGGAGCTATCACTTTGAAGATGCTTGATAAATATGGTTACAACCAAAAAGATGCTAAATGTTATATCCAATGTTTCGATCCAACTTATTTAAAGAGCTTTAAAGAAACTTTAAACCCTAAATGTAAGTTAGTTCAGTTAATAGGTCACTCAGATTGGGAAGATAATGAAGGCGATGATGTTCCATACTTACTTTCTGCTAAAGGATTAAAAGAAATTGCAAAATATGCTGATGGCGTAGGTCCATCTATAGATCAAATATTAGATGAAGATGGAAATCAAAAGAAGAGTGCTTTAGTTGCTAATGCCAACTTCGTAAAAGATTCACATGCTAATAATCTTGAAATACATCCATATACAGTACGTAAAGATGATCTACCAAAATACGCTAAAGATGCAGATCAATTCATTAGAAAATTATTATTTGAAGTTAATGTAGATGGTTTATTTACAGACTTTGCTGATCTTGGAGTAAAGGCAAAAAGCGCAGGCCCAATAAAATAA
- a CDS encoding DUF47 domain-containing protein, which translates to MFNFNCNCKEDKFYQMLLKSAEIVNEAAIELKKSLECLDKREIQVKNTSELENIGDELVRTLIKELNDAFITPIDREDIYEIIKEMDNILDSINSTVHRFIMFDITESTEELTEICNMLVQATEELIVLMSELKIHGCKSKNINIKIMNISKIESEADKIFRKTVQQLFKYEENPIEIMKWKEIYQILEDTVDNCEKVANIVERVVIKNA; encoded by the coding sequence ATGTTTAATTTTAATTGTAATTGTAAAGAAGATAAATTTTATCAGATGTTATTAAAATCAGCTGAAATTGTTAATGAAGCTGCTATTGAATTGAAAAAAAGTTTGGAGTGTTTAGATAAGAGAGAAATACAAGTAAAGAATACATCAGAATTAGAGAACATTGGTGATGAATTAGTTCGCACTTTAATTAAAGAATTAAATGATGCATTTATAACACCTATAGACCGAGAAGACATATATGAAATAATAAAGGAAATGGATAATATTTTAGATTCCATTAATTCAACAGTTCATAGATTTATAATGTTTGATATAACAGAAAGTACAGAAGAATTAACAGAAATATGTAATATGTTAGTACAAGCTACTGAAGAACTTATAGTTTTAATGAGTGAGTTGAAAATACATGGTTGTAAATCTAAAAACATAAATATTAAAATTATGAACATAAGCAAAATTGAAAGTGAAGCAGATAAAATATTTAGAAAAACTGTACAGCAATTATTTAAGTATGAAGAGAATCCAATTGAAATTATGAAATGGAAAGAAATCTATCAAATTTTAGAAGATACAGTGGATAATTGTGAAAAAGTGGCTAATATAGTAGAAAGAGTTGTAATTAAAAATGCATAG